The following are from one region of the Coffea eugenioides isolate CCC68of chromosome 2, Ceug_1.0, whole genome shotgun sequence genome:
- the LOC113759905 gene encoding eIF-2-alpha kinase GCN2-like, which produces MAWSYFRQILQALQFIHGKDIIHRDLKSDNIFIDDSGTVKIGDFGLALKMDVSSTTNSLPVGAYLYRAPEMKKGDPTYKPTNKVDMYALGLILFQLFCPRQCSERKMLKLRDSPEQVCEKYKVDETAKHLILELLQTDPLKRPSPADLLRRLDGLEREGALCFDKIGQAADTKVQNIPTENTSSSDHRPRELESCPIQTGSYNY; this is translated from the coding sequence ATGGCATGGAGTTACTTTCGGCAGATTTTGCAGGCTTTACAGTTCATACACGGCAAAGATATTATTCATCGGGACTTGAAGTCGGATAATATTTTCATAGACGACAGTGGAACAGTGAAAATTGGGGACTTTGGATTAGCTCTGAAAATGGATGTCAGTTCTACCACAAATTCGTTACCAGTTGGTGCGTATCTCTACCGTGCACCTGAAATGAAAAAGGGGGACCCCACCTACAAGCCCACCAACAAGGTGGACATGTATGCCTTGGGGTTGATTCTATTCCAGCTGTTTTGTCCCCGGCAATGTTCTGAGCGCAAAATGTTGAAACTAAGAGATTCGCCCGAGCAAGTTTGCGAAAAGTATAAGGTGGATGAAACTGCCAAGCACCTGATCTTGGAGCTACTTCAGACAGATCCATTGAAACGGCCTTCTCCTGCAGATCTTCTTCGTCGTTTAGATGGATTGGAGAGAGAAGGAGCCTTATGCTTTGATAAAATTGGTCAGGCTGCAGACACGAAGGTCCAAAATATTCCCACAGAGAATACGTCGTCGTCGGATCATAGACCTCGCGAGTTGGAAAGTTGTCCGATTCAAACCGGTTCATATAATTATTAA